In Lathyrus oleraceus cultivar Zhongwan6 chromosome 2, CAAS_Psat_ZW6_1.0, whole genome shotgun sequence, the DNA window tcactccaaacatcaaagttgtagtagacacatttaattttattgtgcaacttggaaatctttcatctcataaaaattgagaaagttatggccttgggaagttgactttcaaattagggttttgacaaaatgacctataatgtttcaacatagaaagtgattttccaagcaaacctggctctaggtatcaacatgaaagttgtttgtaatttcATTTAGAGAAAtttttctcttgtaataattttcatatggtgaaaattgtaggagatagggtctagggagacccagttttgatcagatgaattcatctggccaacaaccatcaaccaacttgctaatttccaattctcttgacttttttggctcatggtatatcatatatgcataagatgatgaaattttaagtgtcccttgagaaatttgatcaattggtgaggtagcttattggagaagttactcaagatacccagtcaaactagggtttccaaggcaaatcaccctcaaactcttgaagaaaacttgatcaatataacatgtagataACATTGGGACTaatatatgatgcttataaccattcttgaatcaattcttgattgtgctctttgttcatgagggtctcaaaccctagatgtgatcaatgaatcaatgaggtcatgccctacctacaaaagagttagatagatacaaagacatatttttggtattttggttagtaaaatgataaaatacaagtatgatataatcacaaagtgcttggtgatctctcccagaacaaacccaatgaaaaggggtaaggatgatgccaaggtatgatcctagtgctaatgcttatgatgaaatttcatgagagatcttagggtcaaaattggggtcttacagaaggCTCAACATataacccccaacaacattgtcagactGACTACTCATAACCCCTTATCCATCAAAAATTTCGACCACAAACGCACAAACATACAACCCTAACATGccaaacacccaaccacaataccaagaaCATACATCGTACCACCAGAAACAactagatcatcatcaagacatccaacatcgctatgcacccaacacatcaccatatcatagccgccttagccaaaacactcaatGATCATTTAACATCAATCGTTCATCCTCCTACTATAGTTAAGAAGCCCAAACATCTCAAAACTAAAACCTTCAACAACTATATGTCTACaaaacaccacaacaatcatttcaacctttccttgatgcatcattcacaccaatgtctcccttcaatcgtccCGCTCTCCCCCCCAACAACTCAAACATAAtccaactactctggcatgggtcatgaactcagtTATGGCGGTATCCCTTCtatgcatacacaagactacgctgatttgtctgactatctcagGAAATCTCCTGCAGTTGGTGGTGGTGTTCTTGGGccctcagatactcaaacaccCGGGGTGAATCATCAACATGGGTTATGGCCACgagttcgggtagctaggggatgtgggaccggatGTCGGTTAGGTGATCTCGGTCATCGACATTAGTCTTTTCTGTGTAAACgggtattaatattaatatgaattggtctGATTTCGAATTTATCTATCATGTACaatgtttttcaaaaaaaattacgAAACACACACAGGTGTtagaccaattggcgcctcctctctaagtttaagagcagacgccaattcatctgacgcctcctcttcaaagtggggtggtttgggattttttttgaaaactaggttattttggaaaaaaaattgaaaaaccAGGTTATTTAAGTAAAAATTTTGATAACTTACATAATAACTTCTAATAATTTTTATTGAAACCACTAATATTATGTTCACATAACTTTCTATTATTAACTTTAGGGATGGCAATGAACAGGGTTTGGGCGGGGTACTATAGTACTCATCCCCATACCTGCGATTTGAAAAAATCTCCGTGCCCGAGCCCATACCCGCTTGGGTGCCAAAGTTAGCACATGTACCCGTGCTCTATGGGTATGTAAGTACCCATACTCGTACCCGTGGCCCGCGttcctattaaaaataaatagatcaattataaaatatcatataattttaaatttttaaacattaaaaaaatttcaaacaatTTATTGTTGAAATAAACGAACACTCATATTAAATACGTAATAGTTTAACATTGATAGACATACATTTTCatataataatataaactaaaatctataaatataaataaaaatacataaatatatagTGTGCGGGTATGGGGTGAGTTGGGTACCAAGGTGCTTATACCGACACCCATACCCGTTTATTTTTATAGATAATTATCCGAGTCCATGTCCGTACCCATTTTTGCGGATTTTTATCCTATCCGTTGTGGATAAATTTGCAGATGCCCATTGAGGATGAGTCAAATTGTCATCCCTAATTAACTTTCTATATAACtttcaattaaattaatattaaataaaacAATATCGTACATATTTTCACGCGTTTTATTAAAAACACGGACAGACGAGAATGGAGTGCCCATGTCCATCTGGACGCTAGTGTTATAGAATGTCAAAATtaatatttctttaaaaaaacaaatataatttttttttaatattttaaagaacaattttataaaatccatttttaataatacataaaatatatattttttaaaactaaaaaaaaaaaacgaaatatATGGTTTACTAGATATCAATATCAAATTTGCTAGAGAAAAAACATAGATGAATATGGTAAATTGATTTTGAATGTAATTCCCATGTCAAATAGCACCAAAAGATGCTTAGTGCTATTGGAAAAATGCAATAACATAAACCATCTCAAACAAGCACATGCACAAATTTTTACTACAGGTCTTGAAAACAATACCTTTGCTCTAAGCAGAGTTTTAGCTTTCTGTTCATCACacaaacatcatcatggaagtCTCACCTATGCTTGTAGAGTCTTTGAACGAATTCAGAACCCTACAGTTTGTATATACAACACAATCATCAAAGCTTTTCTCATTAATATCAATTTCAAAAGCACCCTCCTTGTGTTTGTTAAAATGCTTCGGAATGGAATGAGACCTGACAACTACACTATACCTTATGTATTGAAGAGTTGTGCGGGACTTCAGGATTGTTCTTTGGCGAAAATGATTCATGGGTATGGTTCAAAATTGGGTCTTGTGTTTGATATCTTTGTGGGTAATAGTTTGATGATGATGTATTGTGTGTTTGGTGATGTTGTAGCTGCACGGTACGTGTTCGATGAAATTCCTAGCTTAAGTGCAGTTTCTTGGAGTGTGATGATTTCTGGATATGCAAAAGTGGGTGATGTTGATTCAGCTAGGTTGTTCTTTGATGAAGCACCTGAGAAGGATAAAGGGATTTGGGGTGCCATGATTTCTGGTTATGTGCAAAATAGTTGTTTTAAAGAAAGTCTTTATTTGTTTCGATTGATGCAGTTGACTGATATAGTGCCTGATGAATCTATATTTGTGAGCATTCTTTCTGCATGTGCTCATCTAGGAGCTTCAGATATTGGTGTGTGGATTCATCGACATTTGAATCAATCAAAGCTAGTACCATTCAGTGTTCAATTAAGTACTAGTTTATTAGACATGTATGCTAAATGTGGGGATTTGGAGACGACAAAAAGAGTATTCAATTCAATGCAAGAGAGAGACATTGTATGCTGGAATGCTATGATTTCTGGTATGGCAATGCATGGAGATGGAAAAGGTGCACTGAAGCTATTTTATGATATGGAAAAAGTTGGGATGAAACCTGATGATATAACATTCATTGCTGTTTTTACTGCTTGTAGTTACTCAGGAATGGAACATGAAGGTTTGAAGTTATTGGATAAAATGTGTAGTGTTCACAACATTGAACCAAAAAGTGAACATTATGGTTGTTTAGTTGACTTACTAAGCAGAGCAGGGTTATTTGAAGAAGCTATGGTTATGATAAGAAAAACAACCAATTCATTGAATGGCTCTGAAGAGGCATTGGCTTGGAGAGCATTTCTGAGTGCATGTTGTAACCACGGAGAAACTCAACTGGCTGAACTTGCTGCTGAAAAAGTGTTGCAGTTGGATAAACACAGTCACAGTGGAGTCTATGTTTTGCTTTCTAATTTGTATTCAGCATCTGGTAAACACAGTGATGCTAGAAGGGTGAGGGATATCATGAAAACCAAAGGAGCTAACAAGATACCAGGTTGTAGCTCAGTAGAGATTGATGGTGTTGTCTGCGAGTTCGTTGCCGGCGAAAAAACGCATCACCAGATGGATAAAATACACAGTTTTGAAGAAAATGCATATCCAGTTAGACTACAATCAATAGAAATTCATGGTTTAACTTTAAGTTGCTTCTATTAAAATCATTATCCTGTTTATTAATATAGCTTGCAG includes these proteins:
- the LOC127119632 gene encoding pentatricopeptide repeat-containing protein At5g66520, with translation MSNSTKRCLVLLEKCNNINHLKQAHAQIFTTGLENNTFALSRVLAFCSSHKHHHGSLTYACRVFERIQNPTVCIYNTIIKAFLININFKSTLLVFVKMLRNGMRPDNYTIPYVLKSCAGLQDCSLAKMIHGYGSKLGLVFDIFVGNSLMMMYCVFGDVVAARYVFDEIPSLSAVSWSVMISGYAKVGDVDSARLFFDEAPEKDKGIWGAMISGYVQNSCFKESLYLFRLMQLTDIVPDESIFVSILSACAHLGASDIGVWIHRHLNQSKLVPFSVQLSTSLLDMYAKCGDLETTKRVFNSMQERDIVCWNAMISGMAMHGDGKGALKLFYDMEKVGMKPDDITFIAVFTACSYSGMEHEGLKLLDKMCSVHNIEPKSEHYGCLVDLLSRAGLFEEAMVMIRKTTNSLNGSEEALAWRAFLSACCNHGETQLAELAAEKVLQLDKHSHSGVYVLLSNLYSASGKHSDARRVRDIMKTKGANKIPGCSSVEIDGVVCEFVAGEKTHHQMDKIHSFEENAYPVRLQSIEIHGLTLSCFY